Proteins co-encoded in one Yamadazyma tenuis chromosome 1, complete sequence genomic window:
- a CDS encoding uncharacterized protein (EggNog:ENOG502SQPX), which translates to MKFSNILVLSAIAKYSTALSGCVPSSVTTGLTVDYINTTYEEAKQNDRTSYEELVAIDSDSAEYTWSGVTKQNFQLSLPSSDEGVDSVFNGSLYGHTVNVNYFSLRMYGYFYAPTSGDYTFGITKVDDAAVFTLGADTETVTVTASDGEAIVTVEVPESTTTTTEPWTGTGTTTVTIYPSNPSDPVTVDIKTPESTTTTTKSGTIDTTFTLTPSNPSDPSYFIESYFIESYFIESYFIESYFIESYFIESYFIESYFIESYFIESYFIESYFKLPSSNVASPSSPAPSSSVPSTPTPSGSVFTITTPWTGSVTSTYTTTGTDGKPTEVVETPASVFTITTPWTGSVTSTYTTTGTDGKPTVVIDTPIPTITTPWTGSVTSTYTTTGTDGKPTVVIDTPIPTITTPWTGSVTSTYTTTGTDGKPTEVVETPASVFTITTPWTGSVTSTYTTTGPNGDKTIVVETPEPTVFTPWTGTFTSTYITTGPDGKPTVVVETPVAHITTPWTGSFTSTYTTTGPDDKPTVVVETPEPVVTEKHVTTIILPCTCKEPSTTTTTGDNGKKTVVCNIPHSLVSTIVVTEPCTNAAGDATVTTYTTFTVAAAVTANPIESVAPTGAKGSDSEAASAANGSDTSPQEVSTYEAMGSKNTYTFLAMLSALLWISF; encoded by the exons ATGAAATTTAGTAATATCTTGGTATTGAGTGCAATAGCTAAGTACAGTACAGCATTAAGTGGGTGTGTTCCCCTGAGTGTTACCACAGGACTTACGGTTGATTACATCAATACCACCTACGAGGAAGCAAAGCAAAATGATAGAACATCATACGAAGAGCTTGTAGCAATCGATTCTGACTCCGCTGAATACACATGGAGTGGAGTGACCAAGCAAAATTTCCAATTATCACTTCCATCGTCAGATGAGGGGGTCGACAGTGTGTTTAATGGAAGCCTCTATGGACATACTGTGAATGTGAATTATTTTAGCTTGAGAATGTATGGTTACTTCTATGCCCCCACCAGTGGTGATTATACTTTCGGGATTACCAAGGTCGATGATGCAGCCGTTTTTACTCTTGGGGCAG ATACTGAGACAGTCACTGTAACAGCTTCGGATGGTGAAGCTATTGTTACTGTTGAAGTTCCAGAatctaccaccaccaccacagaaccatggacaggcACAGGAACTACCACTGttaccatctacccatccaatccaagtgatccgGTAACTGTcgacatcaagactccagaatctaccaccaccaccactaaGTCCGGAACTATTGACACAACCTTTACTTTAACtccttcaaatccaagCGACCCA tcctacttcatcgagtcctacttcatcgagtcctacttcatcgagtcctacttcatcgagtcctacttcatcgagtcctacttcatcgagtcctacttcatcgagtcctacttcatcgagtcctacttcatcgagtcctacttcatcgagtcctacttcaAGC TTCCATCTTCGAATGTTgcttctccttcaagtccagCACCATCTTCCAGTGTTCCATCTacaccaacaccttcaGGAAGTGTTTTCACTATAACCACTCCTTGGACTGGTTCTGTtacttcaacttataccacaactggaaccgatgggAAGCCAActgaggttgttgaaaccccAGCTAGTGTTTTTACTATAACCACTCCTTGGACTGGTTCTGTtacttcaacttataccacaactggaaccgatgggAAGCCAACTGTTGTTATCGATACTCCAATACCTACCATcactactccatggactggttctgttacttcaacttataccacaactggaaccgatgggAAGCCAACTGTTGTTATCGATACTCCAATACCTACCATcactactccatggactggttctgttacttcaacttataccacaactggaaccgatgggAAGCCAActgaggttgttgaaaccccAGCTAGTGTTTTTACTATAACCACTCCTTGGACTGGTTCTGTTACGTCAACTTATACCACCACTGGACCAAATGGTGATAAGACAATTGTTGTCGAAACTCCTGAACCAACTGTCTTTACTCCATGGACCGGAACATTCACTTCAACTTACATTACAACAGGTCCTGATGGTAAGCCAACTGTGGTCGTCGAAACTCCAGTAGCACACATAACTACaccatggactggctcattcacttcaacttacactACCACCGGACCAGATGATAAGCCAACCgtggttgttgagactCCTGAACCTGTTGTCACTGAAAAACATGTCACTACCATCATCTTGCCATGTACTTGCAAGGAgccttcaaccacaacaacaactggtgatAATGGTAAGAAAACCGTTGTCTGCAACATCCCACACTCATTAGTCTCTACCATCGTGGTCACCGAGCCATGCACTAATGCCGCAGGAGATGCTACCGTCACAACTTATACAACTTTCACTGTCGCTGCTGCTGTCACTGCTAATCCTATTGAATCCGttgctccaactggtgCTAAAGGTAGTGATTCTGAAGCTGCTTCAGCAGCTAATGGCTCTGACActtcaccacaagaagtctcTACTTATGAGGCTATGGGCTCAAAgaacacatacacattcttggcCATGTTATCggctcttttgtggatttcaTTTTAA
- a CDS encoding uncharacterized protein (COG:P; EggNog:ENOG503NVXD) yields MKKHLGLTGRPLVALLTVGYGLSFSWFGYDQGVFSGVLISEDFLQHFPKVKENHNVSGITSSCFSLGAFVGAIFAFTWGEKIGRRRTIIIGAFCNLVGAVLQVAAFQLPQLIIGRLINGFGMGITSATFPIYQAESIKAKNRGRFVVIGSVCNTFAYMLANWMNYGLYFTSGPLSWRFPLAFQLLFPILSIPIMFVLPESPRWLINHGRLEEGLETIAALWGKNLTIEHHEVKAEYYSIRAAIEEERAGQVPLMQVLTGRDKHKNLRRVILGAGTQFMQQFTGVNALGYYMPTILTVQLGFSAGTAKLLAACNATSYLGAALVCLIIIDKVGRRILMLYGSIGCCITYIIAAIAMKVGETRETYRMGSLTVAMFFVYYVIYGTSYAKVPWVYSSEINSIAWRTRGAAVAAATNWICGFCITQYTDIAVTNMRWGFYLLFAMIVLCYAPIVYFFYPETAKRTLEDINYMFDEYDTIFLGKHKELRQLSRPQAFIDAEFDRLSALRLVNNGKDYDEKLDTDHVEDIKSSKSKESVEHV; encoded by the coding sequence ATGAAGAAACATTTGGGCTTGACTGGAAGACCATTAGTAGCATTGCTTACAGTAGGATATGGATTATCTTTCTCGTGGTTTGGGTATGACCAAGGTGTCTTTTCGGGAGTGTTGATCTCGGAAgactttcttcaacacttccCCAAGGTTAAAGAAAATCATAATGTTTCTGGTATCACCTCTAGTTGCTTTTCGTTAGGTGCTTTTGTTGGAGCCATCTTTGCTTTCACCTGGGGTGAAAAAATCggtagaagaagaaccattATCATTGGTGCTTTCTGTAATCTTGTTGGTGCAGTTTTACAAGTGGCTGCTTTTCAGTTACCTCAATTAATTATTGGAAGACTTATCAATGGGTTTGGTATGGGTATAACCTCTGCCACTTTTCCCATCTACCAGGCTGAGTCGATAAAGGCCAAAAACAGAGGTCGTTTTGTGGTTATTGGTTCAGTTTGCAACACTTTTGCGTATATGTTGGCTAACTGGATGAACTACGGACTTTACTTCACCTCCGGTCCTCTTTCATGGAGATTTCCATTGGCCTTCCAGTTGTTGTTTCCTATTTTGTCGATCCCCATTATGTTTGTTCTACCAGAGTCTCCCCGTTGGTTGATTAATCACGGCCGGCTCGAAGAAGGGTTGGAGACTATTGCTGCTCTTTGGGGAAAGAATCTTACTATTGAACACCATGAGGTGAAAGCCGAGTACTATAGTATCAGAGCTGCAatagaagaagaaagagctGGACAAGTTCCATTGATGCAAGTTTTAACTGGTAGAGACAAGCACAAGAACTTAAGAAGAGTCATCTTGGGAGCTGGTACTCAGTTCATGCAACAGTTTACCGGGGTGAACGCTCTTGGTTACTATATGCCCACGATTTTGACGGTCCAATTGGGGTTCAGTGCTGGAACTGCAAAGTTATTGGCTGCTTGTAATGCTACTTCATACTTGGGTGCTGCCTTGGTGTGTTTGATAATCATTGATAAAGtgggaagaagaatcttgatGTTGTACGGATCCATTGGATGTTGTATCACATATATTATTGCAGCCATAGCCATGAAAGTCGGTGAGACCAGAGAAACCTACAGAATGGGGTCATTGACGGTGGCCATGTTCTTCGTTTACTATGTGATCTATGGAACCAGTTATGCCAAGGTCCCATGGGTTTATAGTTctgaaatcaactccatcGCTTGGAGAACACGAGGTGCTGCTGTTGCAGCTGCTACTAACTGGATTTGTGGGTTCTGTATCACTCAGTATACTGACATTGCGGTTACCAACATGAGATGGGGTTTCTACTTATTGTTTGCAATGATTGTGTTGTGCTACGCTCCAATTGTCTACTTCTTCTACCCAGAAACTGCTAAACGGACCTTGGAAGATATTAACTACATGTTTGATGAATATGACACCATCTTCCTTGGAAAACATAAAGAGTTGAGACAGCTTTCGAGACCTCAAGCATTTATTGATGCTGAATTCGATAGACTCAGTGCCCTCAGGCTTGTGAACAACGGAAAGGATTATGACGAGAAGTTGGATACTGACCATGTTGAAGACATCAAGAGTTCGAAATCTAAGGAGTCTGTTGAACATGTCTAG
- a CDS encoding 2-keto-3-deoxy acid sugar aldolase (COG:E; EggNog:ENOG503NVF0) yields the protein MTAPPPRGVYTPLPTFFKNDKNYSLDLDTQMRHLDYIHNSGVSGVLVGGSNGEAVHLEREERYTIVEAVRKRVPDKNFKVLAGIVGVSIKEIVRDINEVRKLGADYAVLLVPGYFGTTLTKQQGIIDWFVSIADQSTLPLIIYNYPGVQNGIDLTFDSYLTLAKHPNIVACKLTHYNFPLYTLLGQSSEIKASNFRVLAGVGQVFVPALSVGIEGCIDGLSNIFPKAMVKIYTDFEAGKLAESSKLQGLVTSVNEMTAVLNILGLKYGLKHKLGFGDLVYGRPPLAQEIDVAVWNKYLPVFNQLLEIEKSL from the coding sequence ATGACTGCTCCTCCCCCCAGAGGCGTTTACACCCCACTCCCAacatttttcaaaaatgaCAAGAATTATTCCTTGGACCTCGACACCCAAATGCGGCACTTGGACTATATTCACAACTCAGGAGTATCTGGAGTTTTAGTTGGAGGCTCCAACGGTGAGGCTGTCCACTTGGAAAGAGAAGAACGATACACCATTGTAGAAGCAGTGAGAAAAAGAGTTCCTGACAAGAatttcaaggtgttggcaGGTATTGTCGGCGTGTCCATTAAAGAGATTGTGAGAGACATTAATGAGGTACGCAAATTGGGTGCTGACTATGCTGTTTTGTTGGTTCCTGGGTACTTTGGCACTACGTTGACAAAGCAACAGGGAATAATCGACTGGTTTGTTTCTATAGCTGATCAGAGCACCCTTCCTCTCATTATCTACAATTATCCGGGAGTGCAAAACGGAATCGATCTTACCTTCGACTCATACTTGACTTTAGCCAAACATCCTAATATTGTTGCCTGCAAGTTGACTCATTACAACTTCCCACTTTATACATTGTTGGGTCAAAGTCTGGAGATAAAAGCTAGTAATTTCAGGGTTTTGGCGGGTGTAGGTCAAGTGTTTGTTCCTGCTCTCTCAGTTGGAATTGAGGGTTGTATTGATGGTTTGTCCAACATTTTCCCCAAGGCCATGGTCAAGATCTATACTGACTTTGAGGCTGGGAAGCTTGCTGAGTCCCTGAAGTTGCAAGGCTTGGTGACTTCGGTTAATGAAATGACTGCTGTGTTGAACattttggggttgaagtACGGGCTCAAGCATAAATTGGGATTTGGAGATCTTGTGTACGGGAGACCTCCATTAGCCCAGGAGATCGACGTGGCCGTCTGGAACAAGTATCTTCCAGTGTTCAATCAGTTGCTCGAGATAGAAAAGAGTTTATAG
- a CDS encoding enolase C-terminal domain-like protein (EggNog:ENOG503NWIZ; COG:M): MSLDSIVITGFKVYDIRFPTSLDGIGSDAMHVGTNGSHPYLQLLTSSDVIGEGMAFSNGRGSDLVCAAIEPFAERVVGKTLASLVENMGVTWRYMVSDSQYRWLGPEKSITHLATAAVINAIWDLWGKATNRPVWKIVADMTPEEIVRCVDFRYILDVINPEEAVEMLKKTQVGKEARIQEAFDNVAVPAYTTSAGWLAFSGDKMKRVLQETIDAGFKIFKFKVGSDLEADKERLEAVRDIIGYDNEYQIMLDANQVWSVPEAIEWMKQLVKFKPVFIEEPTSPDDILGHATIRKALKPFGVGVATGEMAANRVIFKQLLQAESIDVCQIDAVRLGGVNECLAVMLMALKFDVPCVPHNGAMGLTELTSHLSTIDYIAISGRKSMLEAAESYRENLAHPCVIKDAHYVTPLDPGYSIGYVPGAIDKFLYPNGTFWTSKVGEEIKRAPKGGEGLIR; encoded by the coding sequence ATGAGCTTGGATTCAATTGTGATCACCGGCTTCAAAGTGTATGATATACGTTTCCCTACCAGCTTGGATGGTATTGGTAGTGATGCCATGCATGTGGGTACCAATGGCTCCCATCCCTATTTGCAGCTCTTAACCAGCTCCGATGTCATTGGAGAAGGAATGGCCTTTAGCAACGGGCGAGGCTCGGACCTCGTGTGCGCCGCCATCGAGCCGTTTGCCGAGCGGGTCGTGGGCAAGACCTTGGCCTCGTTAGTGGAAAATATGGGGGTGACATGGCGATACATGGTATCAGACTCGCAGTACAGGTGGCTTGGACCCGAGAAGAGTATCACCCATTTGGCCACGGCCGCTGTCATCAATGCCATTTGGGACTTGTGGGGAAAGGCCACAAACCGGCCCGTGTGGAAGATCGTGGCCGACATGACACCCGAGGAAATAGTTAGGTGTGTGGATTTCCGGTATATTCTTGATGTGATCAACCCAGAAGAGGCAGTagagatgttgaaaaagacCCAGGTGGGCAAGGAAGCGCGGATCCAAGAGGCGTTTGACAACGTGGCGGTCCCGGCTTACACCACCAGTGCCGGATGGTTGGCTTTTAGTGGAGACAAGATGAAAAGGGTGTTGCAGGAGACCATTGATGCTGgtttcaaaatcttcaagttcaaggtcGGCAGTGATCTTGAGGCCGACAAGGAGCGGTTGGAGGCTGTCAGAGACATTATTGGCTACGACAACGAGTATCAAATCATGCTTGACGCCAATCAGGTGTGGTCGGTGCCTGAGGCCATTGAGTGGATGAAACAGTTGGTGAAGTTCAAGCCGGTGTTTATTGAAGAGCCCACCAGCCCCGATGATATACTTGGCCATGCCACCATCAGAAAGGCGTTGAAGCCATTCGGAGTGGGAGTGGCTACAGGGGagatggctgcaaatagagtcattttcaaacagCTTTTGCAAGCAGAATCCATAGATGTGTGTCAGATAGATGCTGTGAGATTGGGAGGAGTGAACGAGTGCTTGGcggtgatgttgatggCCCTCAAGTTTGACGTTCCATGTGTTCCTCATAATGGAGCCATGGGGTTGACCGAACTTACTTCGCACTTGAGTACAATTGACTATATTGCTATCAGTGGCCGCAAGTCCATGCTCGAAGCAGCAGAAAGCTACAGAGAGAATCTTGCACACCCATGTGTGATCAAGGATGCTCACTATGTGACTCCTTTGGATCCTGGGTATTCTATTGGATATGTTCCTGGAGCCATCGACAAGTTTTTGTATCCGAACGGAACCTTTTGGACTTCGAAGGTGGGTGAAGAGATCAAGAGAGCTCCAAAGGGAGGGGAGGGTCTTATTAGATAA
- a CDS encoding GroES-like protein (EggNog:ENOG503NVVI; COG:Q), producing MVYPQTFEGYAVTDSATWNKVEKIEFTPKAFGPKDIDIKISACGVCGSDVHNVRGGWHKPHLPVVPGHEIIGTVVRIGDDATTNLKVGQRVGVGAQVWSCLKCETCLEENETYCPDWVDTYNDFYPDGSKAWGGYASHIRVHEHFVFPIPDVLDSNDVAPMLCAGITVYSPLVRNNAGPGKKVGIIGIGGLGHFAIMFAKALGAEVFTFSRTNSKKEDALKLGSDHYIATYEDKDWSTKYARKLDLIVSCGNSSKNFDLDGYLKCLRVHGKLVSVGLPEEPFTVSPGTFIKNGSLLGSSHLGSRQEMLDMLKLAAEKGIKSWHEDLKVDEEGISEALTRCYENDVRYRFVLTDYEKSFK from the coding sequence ATGGTTTACCCCCAAACTTTCGAAGGCTACGCCGTCACCGACTCGGCCACTTGGAACAAAGTCGAAAAGATCGAATTCACTCCTAAGGCCTTTGGCCCAAAGgatattgatatcaaaatcagtgcctgtggtgtttgtggcagTGATGTCCACAATGTCCGTGGGGGCTGGCACAAGCCCCACTTGCCGGTGGTGCCAGGCCACGAGATCATTGGTACAGTGGTGAGAATCGGTGACgatgccaccaccaacctCAAGGTTGGCCAAAGAGTGGGTGTTGGGGCCCAGGTCTGGTCATGTTTAAAATGTGAAACCTGCTTGGAGGAAAACGAAACCTACTGTCCTGACTGGGTCGACACCTACAACGACTTCTATCCCGATGGGTCCAAGGCTTGGGGAGGTTACGCTTCGCACATCCGTGTTCACGAACACTTTGTGTTCCCAATTCCAGACGTATTGGACTCCAATGATGTAGCTCCTATGTTATGTGCGGGTATCACCGTGTACTCGCCATTGGTGAGAAACAACGCCGGCCCCGGTAAAAAAGTGGGAATCATTGGTATTGGTGGATTGGGCCATTTCGCAATCATGTTCGCCAAAGCGTTGGGTGCGGAAGTCTTCACCTTTTCCAGAACCAACAGTAAGAAGGAAGATGCCCTTAAGTTGGGATCCGACCATTACATCGCTACCTACGAGGACAAGGATTGGTCCACCAAGTACGCCAGAAAGCTTGATCTTATTGTGTCGTGTGGaaactcttccaagaactttgacttggatGGGTACCTCAAGTGTTTGAGAGTTCACGGAAAGTTGGTGAGTGTTGGATTGCCCGAGGAGCCATTTACCGTCAGTCCTGGTACTTTCATTAAGAACGGATCGTTGCTTGGTTCTTCACACTTGGGAAGTCGTCAAGAGATGTTGGATATGCTTAAGTTGGCAGCTGAGAAGGGTATCAAGTCGTGGCACGAGGACCTCAAGGTGGATGAAGAGGGTATCTCAGAGGCCTTGACCCGGTGTTACGAGAATGATGTCCGGTACCGGTTTGTGTTGACCGACTATGAAAAGAGTTTCAAGTAG
- a CDS encoding uncharacterized protein (EggNog:ENOG503NVXI; COG:S) → MHLMNVLLATMVAAIYIPANGDDWTLLKPEDAGAGIPTLDFDFGIVVSLVDEGEFANSNFNAIQNTVGQVRSQEEEVSLVSPAPAEATFDIKMVSCKTNSTLSMSLTGGILRDSSNRIGTMVSNRQFQFDGPTPQFGAVYANGWAADPDGYLVLGSQRVFYQCASGEFYNLYDQQIDTQCSPVNLRVVGLVEC, encoded by the coding sequence ATGCATTTGATGAATGTTCTTTTGGCCACCATGGTGGCCGCCATCTACATCCCCGCGAACGGAGACGACTGGACCTTGTTGAAGCCCGAGGACGCAGGTGCCGGAATCCCCACCCTTGACTTCGATTTTGGTATTGTTGTGTCGTTAGTGGACGAAGGTGAGTTTGCgaactccaacttcaatgccATTCAGAACACCGTGGGACAGGTTCGAagccaagaagaagaagtctCGCTTGTTTCCCCTGCTCCAGCCGAAGCTACTTTTGATATTAAAATGGTTTCTTGTAAGACCAACTCGACCTTACTGATGAGTTTGACTGGAGGTATTCTTAGAGACTCCAGTAACAGAATTGGAACCATGGTCTCAAACAGACAGTTTCAGTTTGATGGTCCCACTCCACAGTTTGGAGCAGTCTACGCCAACGGCTGGGCAGCCGACCCTGACGGGTACTTGGTATTGGGATCGCAGAGGGTGTTTTACCAGTGTGCATCGGGAGAGTTCTACAATTTGTACGACCAACAGATTGACACCCAGTGCAGTCCCGTCAACTTGCGAGTGGTGGGGCTAGTAGAGTGTTAA
- a CDS encoding uncharacterized protein (EggNog:ENOG503NWBF; COG:Q), protein MFDSILLQLTAVLAVVLIAQQLYHRYLARKWACGDILKVDQDYFGIWQARKLFADRNDGVDLQEQRNRFNRYHTETFRETLIGRELYYTSNLENIKAIVNFQFNDFSIGYRYPAFKPLLGDGIFATEGHKWKVAKEVLRPQFVREQIRDLDHLEVHIKNMAAIINNTHGQVFDIQDLFLRLTLDASTDFLFGESVSSLTKSEYEMGKYTFESAFNKVQKYIFARSILQSLYWTYNPKDFRECLNVIHTFTDTFVQKALSLTPEELDAKSKKNYTFLYELVKITRHRKTVHDHLLNIMLAGRNTTSALISSLMLELARNPECYEKLKKDVFENFGDGSDLSCVTVESMKKCNYLRYCINEALRMYPSVPQNFRCAKTATTLPRGGGPDGQDKIFLKKGQAVFMSFYTLQRSELYYGKDANEFNPDRWATIKNPGAFMPFLSGPRICLGQQFAIAEASYTILRIAQMFPNIKSFETEYPPRISANATMKLRDGVMVSLS, encoded by the coding sequence ATGTTTGATCTGATCCTCTTACAGTTGACAGCAGTGTTGGCAGTGGTGCTCATCGCCCAACAACTTTATCATCGGTATCTTGCTCGCAAATGGGCTTGTGGAGATATACTAAAAGTGGACCAGGATTACTTTGGCATCTGGCAGGCCAGAAAATTGTTCGCCGACCGAAATGATGGAGTGGATTTGCAAGAACAAAGAAACCGTTTTAACCGGTACCATACTGAGACCTTCCGTGAGACCCTCATTGGTAGAGAGTTGTACTATACCAGtaacttggaaaacatcAAGGCCATTGTCAACTTCCAATTCAATGACTTTTCCATCGGTTACCGGTACCCTGCTTTCAAGCCTTTGCTCGGTGATGGCATTTTCGCAACTGAGGGCCACAAGTGGAAAGTCGCCAAAGAGGTGTTAAGACCGCAGTTTGTGCGTGAACAGATCCGGGACTTGGACCACTTGGAGGTccacatcaagaacatggctgccatcatcaacaacacccACGGCCAAGTGTTTGACATCCAAGACCTTTTTTTACGCTTGACATTGGATGCTTCCACAgactttttgtttggtgaGTCCGTCTCATCCTTGACCAAAAGTGAGTACGAAATGGGCAAGTACACCTTCGAGTCGgccttcaacaaggtgcAGAAGTACATTTTTGCTCGGAGTATTTTGCAAAGTCTCTACTGGACCTACAATCCCAAAGACTTCCGTGAGTGTCTCAATGTGATTCACACCTTTACTGACACATTTGTGCAGAAGGCATTGCTGTTGACGCCAGAGGAGTTGGAcgccaagtccaagaagaactacACGTTTTTGTACGAGCTTGTGAAGATCACAAGGCACAGAAAAACCGTGCACGAccatttgttgaatatTATGTTGGCAGGTAGAAACACCACTTCAGCATTGATCTCGTCGCTTatgttggagttggcccGTAACCCGGAGTGCTAcgaaaaattgaaaaaagatgtgtttgaaaactttggtgatgggtCCGACCTAAGTTGTGTCACGGTGGAATCGATGAAAAAGTGCAACTACTTGAGGTACTGTATCAATGAGGCCTTAAGAATGTATCCATCGGTGCCCCAGAACTTCCGGTGTGCGAAAACCGCCACCACCTTACCTCGAGGCGGAGGTCCTGATGGTCAGGAtaagatcttcttgaagaagggCCAGGCGGTGTTCATGTCCTTCTACACTTTACAAAGATCGGAGTTATACTACGGAAAAGATGCAAATGAGTTCAACCCCGATCGTTGGGCCACCATCAAGAACCCCGGAGCATTCATGCCGTTTTTATCGGGTCCTCGGATTTGTCTTGGTCAGCAGTTTGCCATTGCCGAAGCTTCTTATACCATTTTGAGAATCGCGCAAATGTTCCCCAACATCAAGTCGTTTGAAACCGAATACCCTCCCAGAATCCTGGCTAATGCCACCATGAAATTGAGGGATGGAGTCATGGTTTCCTTAAGTTGA
- the HOL1 gene encoding Major Facilitator superfamily (COG:S; EggNog:ENOG503NVFQ), with product MEINDRNNADFIPGTFNIYTQSGLKHEGADSVADNRLKMDGDIILVPQPSDSPNDPLNYSTKRKLLNFFILAFITGFTAATSNDAGATQDDLNEEYGITYDSMNTGAGVLFIAIGTNTLLTAPASALYGRKVSYFFCIFVGMMGAVWLSRSKDTADTIWNQLFVGASESCAEAHVQQSLSDLYFQHQLGSVLTVYILATSVGTYLGPLIAGFITQYCGFRWVGYVAIIISFFVLLAILFLMDNTYFDRNKYNKKLLDEHRKVDNMDTKNDKEHEADSRDQGQINVVETYQESFVSENGAKETKNSYWYDKKLVRRAPNVIGTGFKQYMKLLFMMFRVFLFPGVIFSGFIWGLQDALLTFYLTVEDDQYYDPPYSYSDTGVALMNIPCLIGAIIGCFFAGVLSDKFSLWMARRNNGIQEAESRLYFLFVPGVLSPVGLILFAVGTDQHWPWFPTYFGLVLIGFGFGAAGDVALGYLMDAYPDMVIEMMCGVSVINNYIGMIFTFACSPWLDAMGNTHTFIILAVIEFVASMFAAVMIYYGKTIRIKTTRWYLDYCRLRDGI from the coding sequence ATGGAAATCAACGATAGAAACAACGCCGACTTTATTCCTGGAACCTTTAATATCTACACCCAGTCGGGTCTCAAACACGAAGGAGCTGACCTGGTGGCCGACAACAGGCTCAAGATGGACGGAGACATTATCTTGGTACCGCAGCCATCAGATTCGCCTAATGACCCATTAAACTattccaccaaaagaaagCTTTTAAACTTTTTCATTCTAGCATTCATCACAGGGTTCACGGCTGCCACCTCCAATGACGCCGGGGCCACCCAGGATGACTTGAACGAGGAGTATGGAATCACTTATGACTCGATGAACACCGGTGCTGGGGTATTGTTCATTGCTATTGGAACCAATACACTTTTAACGGCTCCAGCCTCTGCCTTAtatggaagaaaagtttCATACTTCTTCTGTATCTTCGTGGGCATGATGGGGGCCGTGTGGTTGTCACGTTCCAAAGACACAGCCGACACCATCTGGAACCAGTTGTTCGTGGGAGCCAGTGAAAGTTGTGCTGAGGCTCATGTACAGCAGAGTTTGAGTGATTTATACTTCCAGCACCAGCTTGGTTCGGTGTTGACGGTGTACATCTTGGCCACATCGGTGGGAACATACTTGGGACCATTGATAGCAGGCTTCATCACCCAATATTGTGGGTTCAGATGGGTTGGTTATGTTGCTATAATCATCTCATTCTTTGTGTTATTAGCaattttgttcttgatggacAACACCTATTTTGACCGAAACAAGTACAATaagaagcttttggatGAGCATAGGAAAGTTGACAATATGGACACCAAAAATGACAAAGAACATGAGGCAGATTCGAGAGATCAGGGCCAAATAAATGTGGTTGAAACCTACCAGGAATCGTTTGTATCTGAGAACGGGGCAAAGGAGACAAAAAACTCCTACTGGTAcgacaagaagttggtcCGTAGAGCCCCAAATGTAATAGGAACCGGGTTCAAGCAGTacatgaagttgttgtttaTGATGTTCAgggtgtttttgtttccCGGGGTGATCTTCTCAGGGTTTATCTGGGGATTGCAAGATGCGTTATTGACGTTTTACTTGACGGTGGAAGACGACCAGTACTACGATCCTCCCTACAGCTATAGTGATACGGGAGTGGCATTAATGAATATTCCCTGCTTAATTGGAGCTATCATTGGATGCTTTTTTGCTGGGGTGCTTTCGGATAAGTTTTCTCTCTGGATGGCCAGGAGAAACAACGGTATTCAGGAAGCTGAGTCCAGATTGTACTTTTTATTTGTACCTGGGGTATTGTCACCAGTGGGACTTATCTTATTTGCGGTAGGAACCGATCAACACTGGCCTTGGTTCCCAACATACTTTgggttggtgttgattggGTTCGGGTTCGGTGCTGCTGGGGATGTGGCATTGGGATATCTTATGGACGCCTACCCCGATATGGTTATCGAGATGATGTGTGGAGTTTCGGTTATCAACAATTACATTGGAATGATCTTCACCTTTGCCTGTTCCCCATGGTTGGATGCAATGGGTAACACCCATACGTTTATTATTCTTGCGGTGATTGAGTTTGTGGCATCGATGTTTGCAGCCGTCATGATATACTACGGGAAAACTATCAGAATTAAGACCACCAGATGGTACTTGGATTACTGCCGACTTAGAGATGGGATTTAA